The sequence GAAACATATGGCAGCTACCTTATATttgcatttataataaaaaaacaaattgtatcaCATAAATGcttcattccaaaaaatttacattttgacatgttcaaattttaatttgatcaatcctaaagaattaaatttgacactgctcattttttaattatcttattattaaaattgctTAACCCGATCCGCCCACAGTACCATATATGGTACGCTTCATACGTAAAACGTAAATCGCGTTTGCTGCCGTTCTTTGAGCTTAAAACCCGCGTGCCACCGCGTTATATCATCGAGGTAACATGCCAGAGTGGCTTGTTCCAGGGCCTTTGACACCTCTAGCGATTTCTTATAAtctgtttagaatttaaaatacatCTATTAGATAGCCTAAGCTTTTACAGTCCCAAAATAAGTAGGAAAAATCTTTATTCTAAGAATTTGGAAAACTCGTTAATATTAGGTAAATTATCCTAAAATTTGCTTGAGCCTTCAACAACTTTTtcataatcaaaaaatgtaattgaaaaaattaaaaagattttataaaataaaatggtcagactcaaataattgaattttttacgaacttTTTGAGTGTGAGAAAGTTTTTAGAGACTCAACAATCTTTTAAGGTAATTTTGAGTAAGacatttattggaaattttttaggtTAAGAGTAAATTGTGTTGTCTCCTAgataaaatatagttaaaaaacatcaaaattcctaaatattgtttgatctatttaaaatgttatacgGCTCATAAGGAACATACAGTTAAATTCTTCTATGCTAGGCTGTTTTCTGtatgatttctaaacaaaaatttcgacCCACCCTACATACCTAGAAaaccttgaatttaaaattgcaaaaatatttcagcTTGAAATGGTACAGTattgcatttttgaatttaaaatcgttcatttttttattctccaGTTCTAGATGTTGTTCCGTTATATTCGACGATTTTGatcactttaaatgaaaaattaactaattttaaaatttaccatgCAAAAATGTATGGTCAAAAATAAACTCACTCCCATTTCTCGGTTTTCTGGGTTAGTAGCCCCATGCTACTTGGCAAACGACGTAAAAAAGAAAGGCACTTTGAAGACATTGAATTaagacaaaaaagaagaaagaattttgGTTTACCTGATGAACTAGATGACTGCCGACTAATCCTACAGAAATATAATAGGGAAGTGTCTGTTCTGCAGCCATTCCCGATGCCACCAATCCTCCAATCATGCTCGCTCCGAATCCAGACAAATAAAGTTTGGTATTACTTCCAAATTTGAGGGCTGTTGATTTTATCCCTAAGAGCAAATCATCTACTTTGTCCTGATGAGCGTAAATCGTGTCGTACAAAATAGTCCAGCAGATACCGGCAGTGTATAGGGGTAAACAAACAGACCAATCACAGGAACCGTGTATCGCAGACCATCCAAGTAAAGCACCCCAATTGAAGGTCATCCCCAATATTAATTGAGGCCAATAAGTCACTCTCTTCATGAGAGGATAAATTATAACTAGACCTAAATAAAGGGgtttaatttgaattgaatattttaattcacaGCTTTTGTATaataagatttttgttttgttttttagagATCAACTTACCCAGTGAACTTGCACCAAGTAGAATACTGTACCAGttaagttgcaataaaattaaaagtcCTAAGCTCAATTGGCCACCGAGAAACGTGAACGCCTGAAATGGCGTCACTTCGCCGGTTACTAGAGGTCTATCCTTTGTTCTGGCTACCTAACAGTATCATTTTTTAGTTACATGAGAAATTTTGATTCTGCACAAGTCATACTTTGTAagtacaatgtttttttttaaataatcgctgATAATGTATTTTTGACTTAACAGACATACCAATATACTCTTTTTACTCAAACATAtcacttatatttttcaaaaacaagtttAGCATTGTACTTTCAAAAAATCGCGATTAGGGTAAACAGGGATATAACCGATACCCTTCTGGTGAACGACACTGTGCAATcaaaattctttcattaaaattacGGGGACTTAAAATAGATACTTGCATATGTATACATATTCTATTATCCATgttatttgtatttcaatatttatttcgtacaaaattactgaatttatgatcgttaaataatatatttgttgtCACCTACAAAAGGACCTGTTGACACTATAAAAATAAGTTATGTTGTTAATTTGAAAGTCCTCTAAAagttagaagaaaatttatttcttattttgcagtACTTGCAAAGGTTagatcaatatttttgaaatttaattaaataattgttatttttaaatttgagtatataacatatttgaaatattctacgtATCCCTCAATGAATGACACCCAACTGAAAGAAGTTTTTAGGGAATTATACGCACTTCTTTTATTGATATCCATGTTGCTATGATTGCTATTTGCTTTGTTCATTCCTAGAACATCGCCTTCTAAGAATCTTTAATGTTCaacatctttttaaaagattttggattTCCGAACCTCAAAAACCAATCACTGACACCCCAGACAAAATCGAAGGTATTCCTTCTCAACAAAAGCTTCGTCTTTTCTTTTCAAAAcagttataattatataatattattttttattgtctaaaGAAACTGAATTACATAGTATTTGTTACAAATGAATGTCTAAATTCTGATGAAACTTGGAGGTGTTAGAgaagaaattatacattttaaaattaaaacactttttgatgaaaatttcaaaaattataccgAAAAAGTACAAAAAGGTTTTGATTCCATGTTTCGTGAAATGCTCACCTTTTATAATATCGTCCAAAATTGCCGGCACGATTAGTTAAAGTACTGTTAAAAATCAttgctgactttgaaacgtgattaCTTGTTCAGAAATGAagcaagaaacttttttttagccGTTAGACAGTTTATCATAATACGCGTCAATTGAGCCCTAACAGAAGTATTTTTGACCTTTTGGAGAGAATATACTGcgtaattagtttttaaaaaaattcaaaaatgtctcaAATTTTTTACCTCGACTTCAACTTGTGGCATGCCTTAGGAAAGTTGTAGCAAACATCTCAAATGCATACCACTTAGTCTATGAAATCTCTTATTTAATTTCAgccaataaaataagaaaaaatctgcACCGGTTCTCGAAAcacgactaaaaatgtccaagcctTGTCAAGTTTCACTCGGCGATTACTGCTATCAACCGCGAGAGCGATAGTCACCGggaaattatcaaattatttttttaacttctactcCTGCTGTGATTTAGGATACTTAAGAGAAAAAACTGATAATGGCAGGACATAATCTGTGAAATCTTATCTTCAGTTAAGGCCAATAAACCTTTAGAAATATTTAGGGGTTTCAAGATATGACAATAAATGTCCAAGCCTATCTGCGTCGAGTTTCAGTGGGCGAGCAACGAAGACGGCCCAGCTCGTTGTTTAAAGCTACTAAAATTCGGCGCAGGCGCGCTTTGACATATTTAGTCGTATCTCGAGAAcccgtaaagatttttcaagtttgttagcttaaattaaatataagacTTCAAAGACTGATTGGTATGAACATGAAATGTTTTGCTACAACTTTCCTAGGACATGCCACAATTTGaatttgagtttcaaaatttgtaaaattcttgaattttttcagtgaCTTTACAATGGCAGGTCagaatatgcctatttttttgttttgttgtagtCATTTTTCAGCTCGCTAAAAGTAATTGTACCTCTTATGGAGTTCAACACGTAAAAATACAACTTCTCTTTCAAGTTCAAATTTTCATAAGAagttatgaacaaatttattcAATCTTGGAGTTATTTTTTCTCTGAGATCaatatggattttttttacttcttatattttagaaatattatgtaaCAACTGTACAACAAGGAGAATTCTaccaaaattgcaatatttgcagACTTATCGCACATTTTCGCGAAGTTTTTGTGAAGTGAAATTAGTACAGTGTACTTTAAACCTCTCAGAATGAATCTGGAAAAGGAAAACTAAAATGGTCAATGATTTACCATAGAAAGAGCGGTTTGAAAAATGGGGAAAAACGGATAATTTTACTTTAAGTTCGCCCGTAGGTCAACAAGTTAAGCCTTTATAGCGAGTACAATAAAGCGTGCatggttgcatttttttagtttactcGAAATACAAACTTACCCTAACTGTAGTGGCAGAAAAATAACACCTCAActctcaaataataaatttttaggttGTAGGTGTCTAGTTAGAAAAGCGTAATAATATCAGAAACGAAGAATGGATTAGTGACCAGAGGTCAGGCAGATGAAGCCTTAGAATGGACTCACATTTTGTACCACTTTAacattactttataaaaaaaaaactaaaaacattttaacGAGCTGAAAAATgactacaacaaaaaaatagacaTATTCTGATTTTTCCTATATTATACATAGTTCCAGTCGCCCGTGAACATTTAAACAGTCGCTTTTTTACACCACTCTAaaatacagggtgatttttcacaaatGTCAAGGTCATTCCCGTagtaacttttaacaaggaaCCGGATAGTGTCCTTAGTTTTGAACTTGAggatgaccttcaaggttatttcaaggtcaagtttataaaaaaatgaaaatgcccCTTTTTGACCCTGGCCATCGAAAGAACGAACATTTTACATTCAAATCTGTACTTAAGTCATATGTTTCGGATGACCTTAAAGGTCACTCTAAGGCCATTTTAACTCAAATAAGGTTTTGATGGCTATAGGAACATCATTATTGGAAAATACGCCATAACAGACAAACTTATTTAAGTATCACGCGCTGATGACAGTCTCAGCTTTCACCTTGACCCTGACCTGACGGCGTTTAAAGGTCACGCGCGTTCAGGTCGGTTAAGTAAGATCAATCTTTAGCATTAACGAAAAACATTACACAAGGGGTTTTTGAGGTTAGTAAGTCTGAATCTGTATGTAATGAATATGACTTTCGTTTCTCAAAACGTTGTTATAGTTAAAATAACCTTAGAGTAACCTTTAAGGTCATCCGGCACCTCTgccctactatcggcgagaaaccagttgtgaaccagttgcagttgagaaatttaaaaaataataaaaattgttgcttaacccttaaatgacacacctTCAAAGAATAACGTAGCTGACACTTGGTGTCTTTTGGACCCCaacgtttttaaactgttgtaaaaagtttaattttggatatttttgttaagatgttttttttttgggtattctttaacatctcttGTAAATAATCAATCGgtatagtaacttaaattttatttttaacactttgaaaaataatgaaaaattaattgaatttacgaatttttatattcgttgaaaaatggtctGGGGTCTAATAGACCcccagtgtcatttaagggttaaaagtacaaaaatgtgcaactatattatcttcagttctaatgcagatattaaagcgattcaaactgcaaactgtaatgcataggctctgtatttattttcaatcgcccgttaggatgtgttagtcttattttttgtgaaaatcgcgatatttttagacatttttttggttggaaaacaagtgacagaaagcaggggggcccgTTTGTTTTTACCGCCgacgctggtccctttctttaacccgtggccaggtgccaatccaagcattcagaactaggggccgaagaatggcaccagcggtcggcagtaaaacaaaagaagccccccccccctgctttctgtcacttgttttccaacaaaaaaatgcctaaaaatatcacgattttcacaaaaaagaagactaacacatccttccggctgactgaaaataaatacagagcctatcaattacagtttgcagtttggatcgctttaatatctgtattagaactgaagatcaTATAGTTGCATtattttgtgcttttaagcaacaatttttattattttttaaatttctcaactgcaactggttcacaacagttttcctcatacacatgaattttttcaaatttttttcatcatcccttgtataagaaataatgctctaaacttgactgttcttaaatatacccaaaaatcctgacttttttgtacatttttcagtctgctaagcacaaacatttttttacataaacgtcttccagctcattaacgtagaacactttcagcttttaaatgactgtttttttgttgcgctaacatttttttgactgagttgttaagcttcaaaggcagatgcctatagttttctcgccgatagtaagtgcATAGgtgccattcacaaaatacgcgaTACGTTTTTCAGGAACTTCCGTTTCCGTTCTTTCGATATCCGGCGTCAGAAAGGGGCGTTTCCaccaaaaaaacaaagttgaccgtgaaaaaaccttgaaggtatcctcaaggtcaaaactaaggtcaccatcaggttccttgttaaaagttactACGGTCGTGACCGTGACCTTTGTGAAAAATAGCTTACTCAAGAAGATACAGGCCCATTGCGTTACTTTTGTGACTNNNNNNNNNNNNNNNNNNNNNNNNNNNNNNNNNNNNNNNNNNNNNNNNNNNNNNNNNNNNNNNNNNNNNNNNNNNNNNNNNNNNNNNNNNNNNNNNNNNNtaaagacgtcttaaagacatgaacGTTGTCAGGAtgtctttcgtactgacattagacgttttaagagcatccttaggatgaccaaaagacatgttataaaagacgtcctAGCGATGTCCTAATAAGGTGTTTATTTCTCTGGAATTGTACCGAAgggtctatgacaaagccacgaacccgtcctcgggttgcggatagagggtcactgtaccaagggtttcAGCTGAATgtggttaaaataataattatttaaaaatttgtggatACTTTTTGTCTGAGAAATTTTGGTCTATTAATTTTTGAGAAGGGCTGCCAGAAGAGTGGATGACAGGGCTGGTGGTGCCACTTGTCAAGCAAGGGGTGGGCTAGAAGGTAGAGGAGTACaaagggatcactctcatgccagTTGGCTACAACATATATGCAGAAATTCAAAGAAGAAGGTTAGAGAGTCAgatagaagagagagagagagagagagggggagagagagagagtataCCAGGCAATAAGATGGGTTTTAGAAAAGGGACGGGAACGACAGACAAAATTTACGTACTGATCTACTTGGTTAACAGAGGCCtagggagaaagagagggaaATTAGTCGCGTTCTTCTTTAATTTCAAAGCAGCTTCTgattcagtgaacagaaaagtgttatggcggtcaatggaaaaaagaggaatAGAAGTAAGGCTGGtgaagaggataaaggaaatttttactgaaaccaggattagggtgaagataggaaagaaaaaaggagagGTATTCTAGACAtgaagaggtctaaggcaaggatGCCCTTTGAGTCTACTACTTTTTAACATGATGTTGGCAGATtaagaggagaagctaaagaagaaaggaaaagggggGACGATATTGAGTAGCaacaaactatactctctagcttaTGCGGACGACGTATAATTCTGTTAACAGACGACGAAAACGGGATGAACCTGATGATGAGAATATTCGAAGAGTATATGAGAGCAAAGGATCTGACGGTAAACGTAGAGAAgaccaaggtgatgtgtttcagaagtaGAAAAACAATAATAGGTTTTGTTTGGAAGATAAACGGACAAACAGTGGAAAgggtggaggagttctgttacctagatTTTTATTGTGAAGCAGGAGGGGAAAACGAGCTGCAGGAGGGGAAAACGAGCTGCAGGAGGggaaaacgagctgcaggtgagaaaaataatagaatgtgcgagtaaagtaatggatCCAGTATAAGATATAGGAAAGAGGAGGTTCAAGGACGATTTGAGAATGAGGGCCTGGTCGTTTGATGCATTGGTTTGGGCGGTGTCATGTTATAtggagtggagatctggggatggaaggaacatagggaagtagagagcatgcatgagcgatttctaagatgggtaatgggggttagctggagttgcctaGGATACATGTAAGGGAAGAATTAGGGAGAGAAAGAATGGTTACTAGATAAATTAAGAGATCCTGCAAGTTTAAGGAGAAGCTGAAAAGGAGAGAGGGGAGTAGAAGAGCACAAGTATACAAGTATATGAGTAGGGTGgtacggtttagaatgggagaaggagtaaGAACTTGCAGACATTGGATGGATGAAGAAGAGAATCtgtgtagagtatgtggatacgaaatggagtcatgggcacatgtattagagagatgtacaggagaggaagacgGACAGTTCAGTgcggatgagtgtgtaagatggattttggatggtaatGGGGAGGGAGTGATATGGATGAAAAGAttagaagaagtaagggaaagcaagggaataGGGCTGAGCTAAACGGGTAATCCttaaaaacgaaagtaaaaagCAAACGTTGATTTCATAATCgttcaaaatgatacattttgaaatttttaattttctcattctTAAAAACTAAGAGACTTCTTGGTAGGTGGTCGCGACCTATTCGAATGTAgtgaatcaattatttatttctctCCATTGATCAGCAAACGCTAAAATTTACTTTGATTGTATACCTTCTTGTCGATATCCTGATCCCACAAATCGTTAATCGTGCATCCAGCGCCTCGCATGACGAAAGCTCCTAGGCCAAAGAGAGCCAACATTTTGAGATCCGGAAGTGAACCTACGGGTGCAGCCATTGCAATGCTCCATCCACAAGGCCAGAAAAGTAACCAGGAACCTGCACCAATACCCAATTTAATATccgtttttatttttctagtttgCATTAATTAAAATACAGTGATTATTTCATTTCAAGGCTGGAGGGGCCCCCATCTCTACCGCGAGATTTAGATTATTTTAGTCAAGCGGGTTTCATTAACTGCCCCGGCCTTGTATCAACGCGCCCCCTGCAAGCTACTGTTTCAACTACGCATTTCCCGAAAAGCATTGATCTATTTGACATGAATAAAAACTATCAACAATGATACAGAGAAGTACACCTGACTCTAAGTAGGGTAACTCACGGTATTActttctagaactgctggcccacgctgCTTTTCAGCTCAAAGGACGAGAGACGGTTAATTACGAATCTTGCCTGAAGCGGAAAGGCGCAGTATGCGGGAACTCATGTGCGCAGAAATGCGAAATATTatacattccaattggaaacgactCAGATGGCCCCAATTTGTGAAGTTGAAAATGTGACCTTTAGTGTTAAGTGTTTTTCAAGTGTTTTCATTGACCTATGacaatttacaaactaaaaatcaatataatagaatcGAAAACCGACTCAAATATTTCCTGGAATAGTGAGTTTTGCATCATGAAGTTGCAGACGCGGTCATGCTGGGATAGGTGGAAATATCTGGAAGGTTAGCATAGTGCTTGACATAGGAGTGCAGAtaactttttggagaaaatattctaaacgttaaAGAATTTAagtatgaatattaatattttttaattctatactcTACCGATATAAATCTCAGAATATATGctaagattctcaag comes from Belonocnema kinseyi isolate 2016_QV_RU_SX_M_011 chromosome 5, B_treatae_v1, whole genome shotgun sequence and encodes:
- the LOC117173980 gene encoding 4-hydroxybenzoate polyprenyltransferase, mitochondrial isoform X2, whose translation is MFSCSWLLFWPCGWSIAMAAPVGSLPDLKMLALFGLGAFVMRGAGCTINDLWDQDIDKKVARTKDRPLVTGEVTPFQAFTFLGGQLSLGLLILLQLNWYSILLGASSLGLVIIYPLMKRVTYWPQLILGMTFNWGALLGWSAIHGSCDWSVCLPLYTAGICWTILYDTIYAHQDKVDDLLLGIKSTALKFGSNTKLYLSGFGASMIGGLVASGMAAEQTLPYYISVGLVGSHLVHQIHTLDIDNPKDCAKKFISNHSVGILLFAGVVLGNLVKNYVTKSATSKVNEIQSSKQNANKSFSHSQVSLINS
- the LOC117173980 gene encoding 4-hydroxybenzoate polyprenyltransferase, mitochondrial isoform X3; this encodes MAAPVGSLPDLKMLALFGLGAFVMRGAGCTINDLWDQDIDKKVARTKDRPLVTGEVTPFQAFTFLGGQLSLGLLILLQLNWYSILLGASSLGLVIIYPLMKRVTYWPQLILGMTFNWGALLGWSAIHGSCDWSVCLPLYTAGICWTILYDTIYAHQDKVDDLLLGIKSTALKFGSNTKLYLSGFGASMIGGLVASGMAAEQTLPYYISVGLVGSHLVHQIHTLDIDNPKDCAKKFISNHSVGILLFAGVVLGNLVKNYVTKSATSKVNEIQSSKQNANKSFSHSQVSLINS
- the LOC117173980 gene encoding 4-hydroxybenzoate polyprenyltransferase, mitochondrial isoform X1 — translated: MLIIGKCLHFTCTSLLRSKYSSHKFNLCTTNLCACKRLLRLSLVNTERQQDRKCTPPQVQGISMRIKSTFLQHQMGFVIQKRHMGLTAKFVNNSPSKIQPYMKLMRIDKPIGSWLLFWPCGWSIAMAAPVGSLPDLKMLALFGLGAFVMRGAGCTINDLWDQDIDKKVARTKDRPLVTGEVTPFQAFTFLGGQLSLGLLILLQLNWYSILLGASSLGLVIIYPLMKRVTYWPQLILGMTFNWGALLGWSAIHGSCDWSVCLPLYTAGICWTILYDTIYAHQDKVDDLLLGIKSTALKFGSNTKLYLSGFGASMIGGLVASGMAAEQTLPYYISVGLVGSHLVHQIHTLDIDNPKDCAKKFISNHSVGILLFAGVVLGNLVKNYVTKSATSKVNEIQSSKQNANKSFSHSQVSLINS